The sequence TGGGTAAAAATTACACCATTAGTTGACTTAGTTTGACTTTGGGTTTAAATGACCTACTAGGTAGTATTTTGCAAGCTACACTAAACAAGTTAACACTTTAGCAATTTTACACTCTGCACTAAACTGTTTTGGCAATATGCAATTTGCAAGTGCAATTTGCAAGCTGCACTAAACAGCTGCACTAAACAATTCGCAATCACAGTTTACCAAATGAGTTACAATGTCACTTAAATTTTTACCTCTTACAATGAACAATGAACAATGAACAATGAACAATGAACAAACATCATAGAATTGAAATAAAATACAATTCAGTATAACCATTTGTTGATTACATTAGATAACAAATGCAACTTCATAATCACATAACAAATGCATACCAAGTACATTACATAAAAATTGCAATCATCTAGCTACAAAACTAAAAATCCAATCATAACAAATTGAACCAAAATGATAAACAAAAGAATCTTCATCATCAAATCTCGACATTTAAAGCTTTTGACCActgcttcaagcttgttcttcgactTCAACAAACCTCGTATAACAATAGCTACTCGATCACCCATGATGATCTGAAATTTAAAAAAAGAGAAACGATATGTGTTATTGGGAACCGATTTGAACTcgtaaattagggtttataattggGGATTATTAATCGACGAAGATGAGATCAGCCATATGTTTTATATTGTACCAAATATTCAATATGACAAAATTAccctcacatgtgccacgcatgtgaggAGTTAAACGGATACAAGTGACATACATTAAGGCCTGGTACCACTAGCGTAATACAATGAAACCCTAGGTACCATTGAAGAAAAAAATAAACATTATGTGCTATGGTGATAAAAAGAACAAACCACGGGTACTACTGACGTAATTTTTTCAAGGAAGTAACATTTGTACTTTATTGGAACTAGGAAGTGGCCGGTTAGCCCACTTCGTTGGGACGTACAAACAGAGTttcgtacaaaaaaaaaaaaaaaaaaaaaaaaaaaaaactaatgacAAAATAGGTGATTTCATCATGATGTAACCCAATTACTATTCCTAAGTGTTGGCTAATATACTTATTGTAAATGTAAATGAGAAGAATTGAAAGGTCAATTGGGTTATCTAGGGCTTATTTTGAATTGGGACAAGTAACGATTTTGATAGCCGGAGTGATACTCCGTAAATGATACGTACAGAAGAAGAAGAttgattttttttgttttgtttaaaaTTTCTTAATTTATATTAAAATGTACATAATGACATCATCAATGATGTCTGAATATTTTTCTTTTGTATTTTTTGTAAGCTTTGAAAATGTTTTTTTATGACATCACTATTTTAGAAATTTAAAAACTTATAGATAGATGTCGAAAGCTCTATTTCTATCTGAAACGCTACTTGAGTCAGCGTTTCTACTTGAGTCAGCGTTTCAGTACGACCATTCCCATCTAGGCGTGTCAGATCCACCCGTCAGATTACGTGGCAAAATTGACGGAAATTGACATTTTCTAATGGGACGTCAGTTAGGGGCGTCAGTGGGACTGGTAACGCAAATAAAAAATCGTCATTTTGTGTTTTGACCAATCAATGATTTTTTGCTTTTTAATAAATGTATATTAACTATTACTATTGTTAATTTATTTTTTCACACCCTATTTCCAAttagattttaccacatcaccctacCCAATATTTAACACAAAAACTGACATAACGGTTAAAAAATGTCAGAAACTGACATTGCCAAATCATAGTCAGATTGCATTTTTTGGCAAAAATGCGCGTGATATCATCGTCACGGTTAGAAATGGTCCAAGTAGCTTTTTCTCATCTCAAAAAGCTTAAAACTCCTCTTACAAAAGGAAGACATCGCTATGTATTCACTTATATAGTCAAATTCTTTGCGCTCTTCTGGGGTGAAAGAAGTATTGAAACCGAAAACAAAATATTCGATGAACATGAGTAATCATGTTGTGCAGGTTCTGCCCAATTTGAGTACTAGATAAAGTTGTTAATGCGTCAAGATTCTTAAATGTAACAATAAGAAACAATCAAAAACAACAAGAAATAATCACTCTAAGTCTGAAAAACTTGGTCCTGGTAGTTAAACAATAGAATCTATTATCTGATACATAATGACTACATAACCAATCAACATAATTTCAGCTTAAGTTAAAATTCCTAGCATAATACAGGAAATAATCTAGAGAAAAGCACGCAAGTCAGCCCCTAAAACTAATCACTCATGCTAATCGAATGACCAAAGATATAACCGTGACCGCATAACGTTCTTGTTAACCCGTCAATTATTGCGGTTACACCTTTCTGACCTGAATATTATGTGTTGATTGGAATCGCCAGATAGGCTGCCTGCCACTCTGAACAATAGCAACCTGCTCACCTTCCTTTACCATTCCCTGATTCTGCAAATCAAGAATTTTTTACTTTAAAAAAAGTTTATAtatcttattatattaatataaattgatCAAACAACATACATTTACTGATTTTAAGAGGGAAGAGTGTAAGCAGAACACCAATAAATAcacagtatatatataaataatataatatattacagCAAATCTCACCTTTAACGTGCTGAGCGCATTTCCAAAAGTCTCCTCAGCATCATTAGTAAACTCCATGTAAATGGGGCATACTCCCTGATACAAAGCTAACTTTTGTTGTACCCTTTTGCTGCACAACAAGTGATTTATTCGACAATCAATATATGGGGGTATTTTGATGTGTCTTTTGAAAATCAATATGTGATACTACCTAATCACAATAAGATTATCAACTATTACATCATGTGTTGCAAGAGATAAAGTTTGGATATGATTCTATTGTTTGAGGTTGTAAAACCAGATGCTTAAGTGTTACAGTTTACTGATTCTTCAATTAAAAAACAGATCAACTCTGTATTCAAGATTTTATCTTCCAAATTCAACTTAATTATCCATAGAAATAAGCAGAACGAATTAAGTTTAGAAAGCTTCAAGGGCTTACTCATTAGTGAAGGCAAAGATGGTGCCAGTGGGTCGATAATGACTCAATAAAACGGCCATGAAGCCAGATCTAGTGAAGACTACAATTGAAGTTCCAAGAGTGTTGGACATTGATGTGGCATGGAATGCAAACATTTCGCTCATATGGTTCTGCAAGAAATAATCACATTAAAGATACATACACAATTGAGTATGACAAAATATAGAGCAAAAAGTATATGTGAAACAGTAGGCCATCAACCTTAAAGGCTTGACCAAGATTAGAGGGGGTGGCACCACCAACTATGCTCGCTTCAGTACGCAATGACACTGTATGCATTACTTTAACAGCTTTTAATGGAAACCTACAATGGCAAAAGATCAAGTTATGACCGTAATAAAACCAATATTGACCCATTCATAAGTAAATGGGTCGAAAATTCTACATCTAGTTATCGGCAATGACTAAATCATACATGACAACAAATATTCTGTATTTTGTCATGAACTTTTGATGTTACATTGCATATTTTATCGATTGAGAAAGTGATAGTTATGCTTACTTTCCATGAGCAGTTTCTCCAGAAAGCATAACTGCATCAGCACCTTCTCGAACAGCAATAGCAATGTCAGATACTTCTGCTCGGGTTGGTGTAGGATGCACGATCATGCTTTCGAGCATATTTGTTGCTACTATTACAGCTTTTCCCATGCTTCGGCATGTGTTGATTATCTCTTCCTAATCAAACCAATTAGATTAAGGTTCATGATCATTACAAGTAACTGAATAAACTAATGGGCTGCTTTTAACCAGCATAAGTGAAGGTGGAAGCTTCAACCCATTCAATTATGACTCGGGTTAAGAATTACCTCTATCTCTAACTGGTCTAGAATTGCAGCTATAAAATGCTAGCCAAAAACCATGCAATGTATACATTTACACATTAAAAGATTTTTATGTAGAGACTATATACCAATTTGATATAAGATAGTTTTTATGATCATATTTAAATATGCTTAATTACTGATGAATATTTTGAAAAAGAAAATGTTTCAGGAGAACCAGACCCAGGCCGGTTTAATCCATTTCGATAATTGCTCGTTCTGAGTCAAACCTTTTTTAGCCCAGCTCGTTTTCTCTTCCCTAGATATAATACAGACAAATAAATGATACCTGCAATAATGGAACCTCCTCGATAGGCAGCTCTGCACCAAGATCTCCTCTTGCAACCATTGCCTGATACAATTGAAGCagcaaaattattataattatacttataactaATAATTTACAAACACTGGTTTAAAAAAGCAAGAAATCCAAAAGGATCCATAAGTTTGTTTTGATCAACCAAGCAAGTTAAGCTTCGTGAAATCATGTCAAAAAAACCACTTCCTAGATAGAAGGAAAATCATATACACAACATTTAAACGATCTGAATTTCCCTATAGATATTGTAATTTACAAAATTCTCAACATAGTCGGTTCTCCATGTTGCTATCACATGTATGATTCAACCAAAATATTTGATTCTTCCATTGCCAACTTAAATCAAGACAGTCAGCAAAATATCCAATACATAAGGATTAAGGAGTGAAGTTAGAGAGAAGGGAAACATATTAACCCCATCCGATGCAGTGATAATTGATTGCAAGTTCGGTATTGAGTCTGCACTTTCAATTTTTGGAATCACTTGGATATCTGCACCACAGCCTGACAAAAGAGTAACAACATAAAAATAAGGTTTAAAGTTTAAACTAATGGTTTAAAGAGTAACAAGATACATCATTAATCTTATATACATTGACACCCTTAAGCTTACTTTTGAGGTAATTCTTTAACTCATGGATGACTTCTGCGTCCTTAACGAAAGAGACGGCATAAAAATCAACTCCATTGTCCACTCCAAACTTGATGTCATCCCAATCCTTttctgttgaaaaaaaaaaaagttagtaacttTAAGAAAAAGTTGATATGCATGTATGAAGATGATTATTATGAATATTGAGTCGAACCAGTGATGGACGGTAGGGTTGCACTTTTTCCACGAACGTTCAAGTGACGTCTTGATTTGAGCTCTCCGCCATCCACAACTTCACATTTTACTGAATCTTCAGTCTTGGATTTTACCAACAACGACATCATACCACCTACAAGTTAACAAAAACTTGTGCATATAACATCCAAAAAATAGAACTTATAACATGTTAAATAACAAAGATCAAAACTTTAATATACCATCGACCAAAAGCATGTCGCCCGCTTCCAcatcattcacaaaatcatcatagtTCACACTAACACAGTCTGCTGTCCCAACCCCCCTTTTTATGGTGAACGTAAATTCTTGGCCACTTTCTAAGTTAACTGGCTGCGGCAAGTCCCCACTCCTGACTTCAGGTCCCTGTCaaccattttttaaaaaaaattaaaaataaaaattgcaACACAAACATGTAAGCATAATAGATGATGAAGTATACCTTTGTATCAAGCATAATTGCGATAACGTTATCTTTGGATTGTGCGTTATATTCCTTAACAAGGTCAATAACTTTTTGATGGGACGCATGGTCTCCATGAGACATATTAAGTCTTGCTACATTCATCCCAGCTTCAGCCATCTTCCATATCATTTCTTTGGTGTCAGTGGAAGGACCAATTGTGCAAACAATTTTCGTTTTGCGTTTCACCAACGGTCTAGACCACATGCCTATCACATTATCACCCTGTTCTAAAGCATCTGGTGATTGATAATTCTGCTCTGCTATCTGATCATAAAACACAAATTAACATCATTTAATAAGTGACAAAGCATAGCCCACTCAATCAATCAATAACTTTACTACGTTACACAAAATCAAGGTTATAACTTACAAGTCACCACCCAAGTGTAGATTTGGGTTCATTTAGCCAATATGAGATTCGGCTAAAGTGTTACACACTACAGCTAATACGTAGGTAACCTTAATGGAATACaataataatttgaatttataattatatcatagttatatataaaaaattaattcaTAAATTGTGATAGAAAACAAACCTTGGGTAATATGTCTTCGGGTGTAACCGGAACAACCTGAACTTCTTGTTTTGTAGCAGTGATTTTAACAATACGCTGTTTGTTACTAATTGATTCATTGCTAGCACCAATTACAAATTGAGAAGCAAAACCAGCGTGATTGTGGTTATTAAGATTGGGTTTCATCTTTTCAATGTGTTGATTGTTTGAGGACGCAAATGAATTATAGGTTAATTTGGAAGCAAACATCTGAGCCATTGATTGATTGAATTCAGTTTTTTTTTAATCAGGAAGGGAGAAAGATAGCAGGGATGAGACTCTCTTCGATTGTATCGCTCAACGACTACAGCGGCTGAATAGCTAGCTGTTGTTTTATTACCTTGATTTTTTAAATATACCCCTGTACTAGTAACTTTTTACAAAATAGAGAAGAAAAAAACAATAAGTTTGAACATCAATCAATTTTTTAAATTGTTTTATAACCCTCAATACTCACATATAATAAACTGAATACAACGATTACGAACATTGATATGTTTACAACAACCATATGTCCATGTTGTATATTGTTCATGTTACATGTTAGATTAATTTAAACTACTATCAGTTTAGTTTGATTATGAGTATTATCTATTTATCTAATGGTCATTTTTAAgctcattttcgccttttgtgatTTGAGCATTTTTGTTATTATCATCGTACTATGATTAGAATGAGAGAAAAGGAGTCTGCCGGAGAGATACACGGATGGAGTAAAAAAAGAAAATTAAACCCACTATAGAGGCAAAacataaaaaaatacataaattatTTTCGTGAACAGTATACTTAAAAGCGACAATTCCATCTATAATTTTTTTTTGACCCTCAACAGGATAATTCTACAAGCCAATAGTATATATTTTTCTGTAAAAACTGAAAAAAGAGTGAAAAAAATGTTGCCCGAGTATAGTATAGACATACCTTGACTAAATAGGACAAAAGTGCCATGAATACCTCTTATataattttatgtaaataataatgaTAGCTTCTATTATTGGTAATAACTATGTTAATTTGTTTAGGGGCATCGTTATAACCGGTATACATTTAAAAAGATATTATTTTTGAAAAAtgctattgttataattcagtagtttATAACTACTTTTAGTGGTTTATTTCAATTATAATCTACTACAGAGTAATATTAGAGAAGAAAGAAGGAAGTATGAAATATTATTGAATGATTGTGCACTCAATATCCTTACAACTGattgatatttataatactaaaattttactaTACATCCGTGTCTTCAATGATATATGTTAGGTGAAACAGTAATGAAATTTGGATTCATGTGGAAATTGGCATCCACCTTCTTTGACTTTagtatcataacactcccccttggatgtcaatttattttcattagatatcaactagtactgtctcgttaaaaaccttgctaaagaaaacccagtgggaaaaaaaactttagctaagggaaaaagagtgcagtatagagttgtctccccctcaagtagacattgctgagctgttacatcttttgaacacgcctcattccaatattgtgaacatgcgttctgaaaatagcagttggaagtgctttggttaaaagatcggcagagtttttgctggattgaacatatctcttttcaatctggttgtctttgatgagatcttgagtacatgagaagaatatgaggttttcatctgaaactatatcatctaaatcttttgtgtacaagtttagcccctgtgatttctctacagtctccttcatgatttgctcaaaccgttgtttcaattcctattccctttcagtctttttctgagccttaccaacataccattatttttcatcaaacttatgaccgtttagaccgtctatggctttggcgcctcgttagtatttatattttgttctgttacttttgatactcttctttcatttgtattatggaagctacattatcttcatatatagttgttggtaaagatagttgttggtcttttatagcgttctagtccacaagaatcaataatgatttgtgtcattgatctcaaacaaacacattttcgagtagtttcatataatgcaatcacttcgtcatgatttgatgatgttgcaacaagtgtttgttttaagaaaaccataattttgtggtacctccatttaggaatacatatcgagtttgagatttatctttatgaggatttgatgaatgacatgcatatacataatcaaccaaatcttgttttgaagcgttagaataaaataatcctaaatagtagttcctcgaaggtatcgaaatatgtgtttgatctcattccagtgtcttttggtagggctgtgagctgaaccttgccaacaaattaactgcaaaataaATGTCagttcttgtacaatttgtaagatatatAAGAGCCCCAAtttcactaagatatggaacttctaatccaagaagatcttcacggggatgaaattgATCTGTGTCAATATTTAGTGATCTAACAAtcatatgagtacttaatgattttgtcttgtccatattaaaatgttttaaaatcttttcggtataagttgtttgatataCAAGTAGGTCATTagacatatgctcaatttgcaaaccAACGTAATACTTGGCTTttccaagatttttcatttcaaacTCTTTCTTTTGAAGTTGAATggattcatagatttctttatttaagataattggcaTAAATAACTaccatcacatatccgaacatttttttttttaataaaaaatgtgcaaataagattatttgtatacccttttcttatcaagtaatcaattAATTAGTTATaccattgtatcaacccatataaaaatctttgtgatttaatggaatacatttccttggattttgcattagatgtttctgataccttaaacccttcatagatattcatgtatatatcattatcaagtgattcatttaaataagtagtaataacatccatgagatgcatttctaaatttttagaaactgttaggctgattaagtatctaaaagtaattgcatccataacaggagaataagttttcctcataatccattcatggtctttgagagaaatcttgagttacaagtctagctttatcttataacttcattttttctcatttctttttcggataaaaattcatgttTTTATCTCataacgtttcacatctttaaaagtgataaagattgatccgaaaatttttcttttattgagcgattctaattcagctcgtattgctcctatccattgagtccaatcatgtctattttgacatgtaatgacagattttggttccagatcatcatctttattcatgatgtcattgtaacattatttgaaaaattctcatcaatatttgtcatttcGTTTCGGTTCTATAATATTGCATATtttattgcaatttctgtattttatcatcaatatcctctgcagaaggagtattgatttgtggttcctttttgaacactttcttttgcctcattatcagctgattttccttttcgaggatttttatctttggaaccaattggtcttccacgtttcagacgtggcaaagactcatgaatgACATTAttaccagcttttggaatttcaattctagctgaagcatttactgttggtatatatgatttagtcactcctttttgtatctgtaaatgcattattttttttgaatttttgtttcgcattcttttgtgctagtatcaagataccttaattgatgttcacatcatgaaacatcattttttttcatttctccccctaatctagggaacaatttttcattaaaatgacaatcagcaaaaacgtgctgtaaaaacatcacccttcatggattcaatatatcttatgattgaagatgtttcatatctaacatatatttcaatccttctttgaggaaccatttgttgtggtggtgcaattaaaaaaacactgcacaaccaaatgttctaagatggaaaaaatttggctctcgaccaaaattaagttggtaatggagaatatttatgacttgcacttggtttaatgcgaattaatatcgcatcatgtaaatttacatgtccccgtaTAAattttgagagttttgtactcattaccaattgtctagttattagctgcaagcgtttatctattgattcagctaaaccaattttgtgtatgcacatgagcaactggatgttcaacaacaatccctgtagacatataataatcattaaatgtttgaaatgttaactcaccagcattatcaagtttcatccttttaatggtgtaatcagaataatgtgttctcaatttaataatttgtgcaagaaactttgcaaatgccatattacggcttgataacacacaaacatgagaccatccgctagatgcgtctattagaatcatgaaatatcaaaatggtccacatgatggatgaattggtccatatatataaccttgagttctttcaagaaacattggtgattctttctcaatattcttttcattaatcaccatatgtgcttttcattaatcaccatatgtgcttttttattaataacaatatgcgtttttcatcatatatccttttcaccatatgtgcttttaatcatatgcgctgcgcttttcatcatatgcgcttttcatcatatgcgcttttaaccatatgcgctgcgcttttaatcatatgcgctgcgcttttaatcatatgcgctgcgcttttcatcatatgcgctttacatcatatgcgcttttaatcatatgcgctgcacttttcatcatatgcgcttttaatcatatgctctgcgcttttaatcatatgcgctgcgcttttcatcatatgcgcttttcatcatatgcgctttttatcatatgcgctgcgcttttcatcatatgtgcttttcggtgctacataggtatttctcatttccggttatcattgactgataatcatatccattataatatatatcagagaaacttaacaacttTCTTTTTGATTTGAGAAAAAACAAGactttatttatcagaaaattcgta comes from Rutidosis leptorrhynchoides isolate AG116_Rl617_1_P2 chromosome 4, CSIRO_AGI_Rlap_v1, whole genome shotgun sequence and encodes:
- the LOC139839893 gene encoding plastidial pyruvate kinase 2, whose protein sequence is MAQMFASKLTYNSFASSNNQHIEKMKPNLNNHNHAGFASQFVIGASNESISNKQRIVKITATKQEVQVVPVTPEDILPKIAEQNYQSPDALEQGDNVIGMWSRPLVKRKTKIVCTIGPSTDTKEMIWKMAEAGMNVARLNMSHGDHASHQKVIDLVKEYNAQSKDNVIAIMLDTKGPEVRSGDLPQPVNLESGQEFTFTIKRGVGTADCVSVNYDDFVNDVEAGDMLLVDGGMMSLLVKSKTEDSVKCEVVDGGELKSRRHLNVRGKSATLPSITEKDWDDIKFGVDNGVDFYAVSFVKDAEVIHELKNYLKSCGADIQVIPKIESADSIPNLQSIITASDGAMVARGDLGAELPIEEVPLLQEEIINTCRSMGKAVIVATNMLESMIVHPTPTRAEVSDIAIAVREGADAVMLSGETAHGKFPLKAVKVMHTVSLRTEASIVGGATPSNLGQAFKNHMSEMFAFHATSMSNTLGTSIVVFTRSGFMAVLLSHYRPTGTIFAFTNDKRVQQKLALYQGVCPIYMEFTNDAEETFGNALSTLKNQGMVKEGEQVAIVQSGRQPIWRFQSTHNIQVRKV